Genomic DNA from Telopea speciosissima isolate NSW1024214 ecotype Mountain lineage chromosome 2, Tspe_v1, whole genome shotgun sequence:
tttttttggatATTTGATCATGGTGCTTGACAATGGTATGGAGAAACTTGTTTCTAGGGAGGGAGGTTATGATTTTCCTGTCAAGTCAATTGTTTTATGCTTTTCATTGTGAATTACTTTTTTAAATGATTTGTCAGGGGGTCTGTTGGTTTGAAGTTAAAACAAGCCGAAGCCCCGATGAAGGCATACTGTTTTGCATTGCCTAAATTATGGGTCTCCTCAAGGGTGTTAAAGAGTATTGTTCAATTGAAGAATGTTCCTGTATGAAGTGAAATTATATAATTCACACATCAATAGAAGTTTGATGAGGAAGAGGTTGAACGTCAAATTGAAGGGTGATTGCATGAGAAGATTTTATTTGTGGAGCAACGTTGATTTCAAGTCCATATATTTACAAGAATGTGAAGAATTTTCAAGTCATTGCATTTTTTGAAGTTGCTGTACATACTTGACCATAGAAGGAAAGGTCAGCCACTAAGCTTAGATTGCTAACTGCTTTTAAGTTGAACTGGGTGTACTTCTTGTGAAAGTGCACTCTAGTTGATTTATAGGTAAGGAAGGCATACCAAGTAAAATGACATTGCAGCAACGTACTATgctggaatttattttttgagaacTTCATATAATTCTCCACGTCATCCACAAGTTGTAATTTGCCTTATTTTAGATACTTTCCATGAAGATTCAGTGCATCTCCTATGCAGGGAACCTCGTGGCTTTGCATTTGTGCAGTTCGTGGATCCTTATGATGCTACAGAGGCTCAGTATCATATGAATGGACAACTTTTTTGTGGGAGAGAGATAACTGTGGTTCTTGCGGCGGAGACCAGGAAAAGGCCAGAAGAGATGCGTAACCGATCCAGGTCAACGAGGTACATTGTATATCTTTATATATTCAATTCTGCTTAGCAAATAGTCGTAGCAAAATATTACTGAATAGCCTCGTTTCTATTTGACCCCATTTGGTTGGCGGGGTGGGGATGAACAGTAAGATAAAGTTGAATGATTTTCCCAATGAACAGTGTTTTTGTGTATCTAGTTGGCAAACCATGGAGGGAAAACAGGAAATTTTGTAATATTCTGCAGTCTTTTCCACCTCACCTGCCCTAAAATCCCCATGGTCATTTCTTGCTTGTGATCAACTCGGATAAGGAAAAATGTGTGAAATATGTTGGGTGATGCTGTAGGGTTCTATTTTAGCTACTTAGGAGTGAGTCTCCTAATTAGGTTGGAACTCTATTTTCAGTGGGAATTGGATTGAATCGAACTGATTTTTAAAGGTCGCTGCTCCGTATGCTTGCTGGCCGACAGCTTATCTTCTACCTCTTTCCTGTTTGAAGCAGATTTCAATCACTCCTTTCAGGTGTCATCTCTTCTTAATCCTTATTCATTTTCTATTCTCCctcaattttttcttctttccacttcttttctccttgtttctagttatggGCGGATACCCTGTTTTCCAGCCACTTTTGAATTATCTATTTCTTgtcatttcctcttcttcattgttGCTTAGCTTCTTCTCAAACTTGGCAGTTAAGATTCTGTTAGTTTCTATTGATTTCTGGTCCCATACCTGAGATTAAACTTCCATATATGGCAAGTCTGAACCTATTCTCTGTTTCTGGAAATATTCAGTTGCAGATCTATTGCACCAACTGGAGTCCCAACAAcaataactcagccttatccctaactgaatggggtcggctacatggatcctttaaaaaacaaagtaagaggaatgCAGATTACAATGAAGAAATGGGATAAGAAAAGTAAGTAATGTAAAATGAACAAtgaaagtaagaagaagaggatagcccaggaaatcaggaaaatctcagctacatagTGTCGataacatggatccttgccctccaaaaggctctgtctgaggtcatacttggctcAAGACCCAGACtaagcatgtcattcttcacaacctcaacTGGAGtcccaataaaataatattttctgGCTTTAGAACAAATATCAAAGCTGGGCTATGGCAGTCCCAGAGTTCCAGCTCTGTTGGATTGTGTCTAGGAGGTTACAGCTCCCTTAAGAAGTCGGAAGTCCCTGCCTAACGTTATCTCTTCGCCTCTAATTTCTGTGTCGAGAGGAAGTGGAGGACAGATTCTGTTAATTGCTAGGAGGGACAAAATCTCTAATAATAACTCAAAATCCCCTTCATACAGTAActtgtttctaatttatttCTATTCTGAATTGAATTTCCAGAAAGATCCTCCGCCCTTAACGTTGTATaccaaaatcgaaaccgacTGCATAAAACCGTAACAAACCGTACTGTTACAATTTCGGTACAGTATGGTACGAGAAAACGGTTTTGCATTTGGTACAGTACGGTATCGGTTTCTAAGCTGAAACCATCGGTATGCACCGATACCGGACCGTTTTGGAGGGTAAGATTGTAACTAAAGGGATATGAAATTGAAAACAGAAAACTGGAAGAGTggaaaaccaaaaccctaatgcCTAATCATCATTGATTCATCCTTTTGGCCTTTTCCCCTTCCTCGCGGCTCGTTGTGACTCTCTCTTTTTCTGCTAAGTTGTGCCCTTTTCCTCTCATCTCGCTCTCGCTGATCTCTTCCGCTAATCCCTTTATCTGTTTCCTCAGTTTCTGCGTGACTTCCATGGGCAGAACTTGGCTACAGATCATCTCCACGGTGTGGAACCTTGACTCTGTCCTTGACACGGAGAAAGGATCGATGGCTTGAGTGGCGATGAGGGTGTTTTCGTAGTAGAGCTGAAGGACCATGTAATTGAAGTCTACgcttacctttttttttggggggggggggggggcacaaaTGTGACAGTTGAATAAAACGCATGTGGGTCTCCAAGATCGTGAATGGGAATACTTAGAGCATTATCCAATTTGTTCTAAAAAAAACTATGccattctgtaattttttttaaaagtagaGACAATGAGACATAGTTTTACCTATTGAGTCATTGGAAGGGAAATGGCTTCAGTCGCCGCAGAGCAGCATGGTTTCAGGTTTCAGCAACGAAGGTATCTGCACAGGGCAAGCATGGTTTCAGGTTTCAGCAACGAAAGTATCGCCGCAAGGAAGGGAAATGGCTTCAATCGCTGGCGCTGCTCGGAATTTCCTCACTTCCTTCgtcctctcctcctcctctctctctctctctctctctctttatttgaTCTTTGGTTTAGTTGTTTTAGATTTCACACTTACCTTCTTGTTTAAATTGGTGAAGAGGGTGAGATCAGCGATAAGCAGAGAGTCTGTGTCGATGTAAGCTGCATTGAGGAAACCATACCATATATATTCCGTACCGAATCGGGATTAGAAATATACATATTATGCAGTACGATATTAGTATCTGGTACCTATTTTCTGTACCATACCGTATTACCAAAACTGtaccggttgacacccttacttccAATAGGGTCCCAACTATGCtgaaaaaccttcaaaattGCCACACTACAAAATTGAGTTTTTGTTTACTCCGGTGGGTCCACAACGATCTAATTAGGGTTTGAAGCCTAGATTGCATCATTGGGATTTGCTGGTGCAACTATTCCTGGctgtgagtctctctctctctctctttcccgcCCTCCATGTATCCCTAATTTAGAAGACAACAATGAACACAGAAAAAGTAGAAAGGGGGGGGGTTTAATCAACAGTTCCGAGGATGGTCATCAGAGGAGAATATGCCAGATTTACGGAAATACCAGACTTGCAGAAAGGAATTATTGAGAGAGATCAGGGGTTAGTTAATGGAATCAGGCGAAGGAGAAGGTGCTGGATTTGCAGGGATATGAATGGGGATTCATATACCTTCAATTTCCCAATTCTGTTTAGTCCTAACATACTAAACTTCATTTGCAGAGCTTTTTGCAAAGCAGGATTTTCTCctgattttattaaaaaaaatttcagtcttATGCTTTCAAATTCGGCCGTGGCAGAATTGCCTTGGACAATTGCAGCAACTGGAACAGCCACTGGAGGAGAGGGATCTTCAAATGGCGTATGTTGTAAACTTGATGGGAACAACTTTGGTAAATATAGTTATAATTAAGGGTAGACTCGTAGCTATCCCACACTGCCAACCAGAAAAACTGTGGGAATGTGTGCAACTTTTCCTCACTTCACTATCCATGTCTTCACACTGCAAAACACATGGATCCCCACTTTTTTTCCATCCAACCTTTCCCTACAACCGAACAATGTCTTTACAAATAATTGCATGCCCAAATGTTTGATATGTTATATTTCCTTCTGAACATTTTCTTGGTTGTGCTACATACAGGGGACCTTCAGGTTATGGAGGACAGCGATCATCATACTACGGTAAGCTTGAAGTCTACTGGGTGCTTTCTTTTAAAACCTtcatgaatattttttttttgggagtaaTAATTAGTTAATGAATTTGTGAAATTGCTTTCAGATGTCTGTATTCCTTTCGAATAATAGAGTTTGTTTAACTATATTTGGCATGAAATAAGAACCAGCAGTTCCATTCATTTCTTGGAGTCCAGTGAGGTTCtatggacctttatcccctgaggttcgctgactggtacggttgtgcggttcctctcatagggagggctgaaatgaccattccaccccctgactGAACACGtccaccccccttttattagaggcactagggaactgtaccgggcaggggaaccgcaggtgataaaaattcgagGTTCTATCTGGCCACCTAGAGATAGTGAGGCAAGCAAGGTTCAAGGTTTCGATTTCAAGCATGGTTTCGACTAGgattgaaactgaaatattttacAGAACACGgaaaattttggttgaaacttggaagATTAAGTAAGATTGATTGTTTCGAggcccaaatggccaaattaatCTCCAAAACTTGTAGGAAACACTATTTTAGGCCCCTTAAACATGGTGGAACCCctaaattgtaaaaaaaataaaaaatacacccaaatggtagtttggctttggaCCCTGGGTTTGTAGTGTACATTGTAATACTCTTTTTGGACaattacttattttttttgaaaggtGAGTTTCAAGTAACACCCTAGAAAATCACCCTCTATGAAGGTAATTTTCCTTGCCTCCTGATAGATCCTTATTAAATTTCATATAATAGGCATAGTTTGCTGTTCCCTGTTGCAGAATTTTTATTGGGTTTGTCTTTGATATGCCAGTGATGAATGATTCATGGTGATTCCCCCATCTCCATGCCCTATTGATTACTTAAGCAAAGGGACTTCTGTTTAAAACTCACAGAACACCAAAAGACCAGCAATGGTTTATGGAATTGAATGTTGGGAGACAAAGAAAcaacaaataaagaaaattagtgcttattagttaaggatgtTTGATAGATGATTGGAAATATTAGAAGTAAgataataaattacaaaaattcaAGGTGATTTAGGACTTGTCTCTGTTGGGAGAAGAAATTTCAGTATTGCCATTCCTGACAATCAGAAAGTTTGGAATCCAACCAAACATGATGGTATTGAAGGATAGTTATTTGGTGTGGTGTGGGTATTTGTATCAGCGACCACTGGATTGGGCTGGAGGTATGATCCAGATTAGAGGTGTTAAAAAGACCGAGGATAGACTGAAAAATGAATTGGGAATGTGACCTTCAGCAGGAGGCACACTTTCTAGCTGTATATTTACTTTCTCAATTCAGTGAGTACTTTCATCTGGAATTGTTTTACCCTCTTCCTTCCCTCCTGAAAGTAATGCTTTTTACGCCCTATATGCTTCAGGACGTTCCCATTCCCGTTCAGTATCCCGCTCACGTTCCCCTCGTTATGCTCCACCTTCTAGGAGTCGATACCGTTCGAGGTAAGCTGCTTAGATTTCAGCTGAATTGCACCCCTATTACTGTGAGATGGAGCTGAAGAAAATGATGCATTCTCATTGATTTTGTTAGATCCTATTCTCCTGCACCGAGGCAGCGAGGTGGCTACTCCATTTCCCCAAGGACAAGGCAGGCAGATCGCTCTAGATCACCAAGGGATCTTCCACCAGAACGAGATGACCGCTTGCAGAGACGGTCGTATTCACCAGGTTATGGTGATGCTGACAGAGATCATGAGTAAGATTTCAACTGAATTGTACTCCTTCTAGTGCCAACATATTACAGTCGTTCTTTTCTGGACTGCTTGAGTAGTGGTTGGTTTCTAAGCTGCATTGATGATGCATGAGTAGTCATCTCATTGGTTACATTCGTGAAGGCTGAATTGTACCCCTTCTAGTGCCAACATATTACAGTCATTCTTTCCTGGACTGCATGAGTAGTGGTTGGTTTCTAAGCTGCATTGATGATACATGAGTAGTCATCTCatttcttacattcatgaaggCTGAAGACAAGCTGTTCCTCAAAGGCTGGATCTACTCTTTTCTGCCATCATaattttttctgtattttttttttttgcagtagTTTGTTTCTGCAACTTCCTTGATGGCCTTAGTTGATTATTTTTTGTGATGTATTCATTTGCCATGCATTGGTTTCAGGAAGCCTATCTATGATGCAGAGGGAACACAAGTAGGTTGGAGATCTCCTGGAGGTGCGTCAAGATCACCATCTGGGTCACGATCGAGGTCTGCTGACTTGTCACCCAGACACAGCAGATAAAGTAAAGGCAAGTTGCAGAGCAAGACCACCAGTCTAAGCTTCTTGTTGATTGTTTAACTGGTGTCTttcacttttcagttttcatACACCTTATGACATGTTTTTTGTGGTTGTCACCTTGCAGCTGGAGGAGGTTCTTCTCTTTATATTTATGTGCAATTGTAGGGAAAGTCCCCATGGTTCCGTTTCTTGCGTCATGGGAGTCCTAAAAACACCCAGTTCTGCTTTAGGCCGacatatatattctttttttatattttttgggaggtgggggtgggggtgtgtTGAACTCATACTTGAACCTTACTGTGTTGCTGTAACTAGGTGTTGAAAGAGGATCAAGGATGAGAACCATTTCGATCTCAACATAAAGCCTTTTTGGCTTGTACTTGTTAAACCTTACTGTCTAGCTTTGGCTTGGATATATATCCATTTGGTCTTAGTACGCTTACAATATGAGAGCTATTTCGAGCTCAAAATGTGGGTTTATTCAAATTGCAGCTTTACCATTTGATGGCAGTTATGAAATCTAAAGCAGACCGGCTATATTAGGTGGTCTGGTATAGGATTTACTGTTACTGATTTTATTTACTCAAACGACTTATGAGAACCAGTACTCGACTGCATCTGCTTTGCAAGTCTGCGACATTTTATGAAGTGTATAATACTTTTGGATGCCCAAATAACTCAGTTTGCAGGCTAGCAGAAATTGTCTGGTCATGGAACGGATACCTTCACAGGGTAGGCAATAGCTGGTCAACATGTCTAGCAAGACAAATGGGCCAAATAGTTCTGGATAGTTGATGTGAAATTAAACGACTTTTTACTGATTCAAAAATCAAACGATTCTAAGCATTCTGGATAGATAATATGAAATTTGACCACTGTAATATGTTTCGGTCACAAGATATGGCCATAGCATGTCCACAAGTCTATAACTATATGCGTTTCAGACGCAGTTGGAGCACaagggaaggaccttacattaAACCCGACTGCCCTACTTTACACTTGATAACGGAAAGATGGTCTTAAACCTACTATTCTTTCAGAGGGAAAAAATCCATCTCACAGCTGAACAAGAACTAGTCTCACCAAGAAAGGGATGTTGGATTCGTGTATCACAGACTTTGAATATGGTTAAAGATGCAGAACAAGAGAACTACTACCACTAATAGCCGATATTCATCGGGCAGCACAGAAAGGTAACCAAGAAAACGATGTTAGACATGGGGTTACATATTTTAGATCCTTGGATGTTGGATTCATGTATCAGACACTTTCATACGAAATCCACTCCCTCACCCAACCCCCTAaatcccttctttttctctttcctcgaTAATATCCAATCAGTGTCGATGATGAGAACCGAGACAAGCAAACAAATCCATACAAAAGAAACTTAAAAAGGAACACATGTGAAGCTAGTGGAATCATCATTTCTAGGATAAAAACGAAACGCCAAGTGACATGCATGAACCGGATTAGTAGAGAAAagtatatatttaaaaaaaagtattgCAATGTATGCAAAAAATCAGCTTTCCCACACCCTCTGCTTCCTTCTTCCGAAAAGGGCCTACCCCGCACCTTCCCCAGATGACACGGAACCTTGCTATCCAAGCTGACCAATCAAATGTTAGAGACTTCTTGGTGAACCTCAGCTCCTAATTTGCTCATGTTCTTCATATTCCAGACACAACCACTATTTTACCTATCGCTGACTTCAAATATATTAGCCCAAAAAGAACTGTACATTAATCGAACAGATACAGGTACATTACATTGTGCAGTACTTGGGACCATGGTGGTCTTCCACTCCCAAACCATCTGAGGTGAACTTCTCTCACTAGGAAGGATTACAGGTGAATCGAGTTCCTGCCTTTGCTCTCAAGCGTAGAGGGGTGAAGCAGATGGCCTGGGATAAGAAGCCTTCCCATTAGAAGCTTCATTTGCACTTCTTCTTGAACGCGACTTGGGACCACCTGTGGGGCGGCTCTGATGGTTTGGGTGGTTCCCATTCTCAGCACTTACATCTTTGGAGTCTTGAAGCTGCTCCAATGCTGCTACCACCTGATCCATGTCTGGCCTTAACTTGGGGTCTGTGGACAAGCATTGGAGAGCGAGGGTTGCTGCTTTCAGGGCTCCACTCAATGAGTACTGGCCTTCCAGACGTGTGTCTAGAACACGGAAAAATTTACGTTTATTTGTCAGATAAGGCTTGCCCCATTCAACAAGGTTGTGCTCTCCAGATGGCCGGTTTTTATCTATAGCTCGTCGGCCAGATAACATTTCCAGGAGAACAACTCCAAAGCTGTATACGTCGCTCTTAGCAGTTAGATGAcctaaaaaagaagaaactcaaaCTGAGATCAAAGGAACGATATATCAGACTGATCTGAGCTGGAAGTCAAAATGTACAGAACACATGTATGGAAGAAATGCCTCATTACAGTTAAGATATTCAATGCTAGGGGAGAAGTCTAACCAAACAGACTAAGATTTGCAGATCATGTAAAGCATGGGAAATACAACTTGTGTGAGCACACACATAGATCGATCATGCATTTTCAGCAATTCCACTAGACGTCACCTGTATTCTTGGACAGGTACCCGCGTCCAAACCCAACCTGGTTTTAGTCTGGAAATCCTTGATTTGACCTGTCTTTTCTGAGTTGCATACTTACATTTGCAAATTTGGAAGCCTTGGTATGGTATTGAGACGAATTTATCCAAATGGGAAAACCCCAGCCTCACTCAGCTTCATAATCAGCCGgcattttgggggggggggggggggggttgttgttTGAACACTGGTCTTCGTTCTAGTGTGGACTAAAATAGAGCAGGTCCAGCTCATCAGATGGGTCAAAAAAAGATAGTGACACTTGTATTAGGAGCTCATTCCAATCCACAATCTAGACCTAGCTTCTTCTATAGCTTTCGCATGACGGGaagtttgtgaatccaatcatTAAGTTTATCCATTTTATGAAGGTCGAACTCATCTCTTGCAATTTGGTCTGCATGTTATTTACTTAGAAAACCATGTCATACCAAAGCTGAGTCAGGCTGGGGTTTCCCTATTTGGACAAATTGGTCTCAATACCATACAAGGCTTCCAAATGTGCAAATGTAAGTATGCAAGTCAGAAAAGACAGGTCAAATCAACCATTTCCAGACTAAAACCAAGTTGGATTTGGACACAAGTACCTGTCCAAGAAAACAGGTGACATTTACTTACAAAACCATGTCATACCCAACTAGtttcagtttttcttttgcctGCCATAAAATCAGGCACATCAACTGCCACACCAAccaaagaacataaaaataaagtggaTAGACGCCACACAAGTCTACAAAAATCAGAAAACATTTTAGAACTGCACATTGACATGCATATATAAAGGCAAACAAAGACAAGTGAACTGAATACCTGTAGCCAGGTACTCTGGAGCTGCATATCCATACGTCCCCATGACCCTAGTGGACACATGGCTCTTATCACCAGTTGGACCATCCTTCGCTAAACCAAAATCAGAAAGCTTTGCATTGTAGTTCTGCGATTTTAATTTCCAAAAACTAAGGGTTAGCTAGTAATGGTCTAGTAAAATCAGTAATAATATTTGAATCAATTAAATGCGATTCCTAGATTTCATACCGAATCTAAAAGAACATTGGAAGTCTTGAAATCCCGGTATATGACTTTTGCTTCGGCACTATGAAGAAATTCAAGCCCCTTTGCAGCACCAAGAGCAACTTTCATGCGGAGGTTCCAAGAAAGTGGTTGGAAGTAAGAACCCCCTGTTCCAGAAACAGCTAAATCCATCATTCACGGAAGGATAAACTATTGAGTCGACTGGtgttacaaaagtttctttgtGAAGGAATGATTGTCcccaaagcaaaaaagaagggAGGGAAGGGTGGGAATTTGTCAAGTTAATAGTGAAGAATATTAGGAACTCACTCCTGAACAGATGATTCTCCAAACTTCCCCGAGGCATAAATTCGTATACTAACAGTCGGTGTTCATCTTCTAAGCAGTAGCCAATCAATTTTACAAGGTTAGGATGATAGAGTTGCCCCAAATAATTAACTTCTGCCTGTAGAGTTACAAGTACCattcaaaattaaataaatctcCAATCTAAAAAGTTTAATATTTCATTGCATATAAACAGCCTGAGATTTGCAAGAAAATAACAAGTGAGAGGCAGACTCAACCAGGATAACACAATACTAGACAAGCATCATCGAGTAGTTAAATCTCAGTGTATATAGAATCCTTGCATATTCAGATCTACCCACCATTATTAAAGCATAAATATATGATTCCAAAAGAAAGATGAatcagatctccaaaaaatGAATCACTCACCAACCATTCTCTGTGGCCCTGGAAACCTTCTTGGTTGAGCCTTTTGACAGCGATAACCACGCCGGTACCAGGCTTGGTAGCCGTGAATGAATGTTCATCTATCCACCCCTTAAAGACCGAACCAAAGCCGCCTTCTCCCAAGACGCTATCAGGTCGAAAGTTTCTAGTGGCCATTTTGAGATCACTAAAGGTAAAGCTCTTTACTTTGGAAGACTGCAAAATCTCACCTTCACTCCGAGGGGTTGGAGGCACGGAAACAGAAGAAACTTTGCTACTTGCACCACTCAGATCACCTCCTTCTTTGCTACCATATTTGGAGTTCACCCCTGCAGGATCAACGAGACATTTCATATATATTTGGAAAAGGAAGTAAGAAAAATTTATAATTTGAGATGGAAGAACAGCAGATGTCACAGAATAACACTACACCAGGAATTAATTTCAGTTATGTATCACGATTACATCAGAAAATTGTCAATTAAAACAACAAATGCTCTAGCCGCAAC
This window encodes:
- the LOC122650197 gene encoding serine/arginine-rich SC35-like splicing factor SCL30 isoform X2; translated protein: MSSSFLLFQRGKDCLMFDHWDFTMRRYSPAYHSPPRRGYGGRGRSPPRRRYGGYGGRREQNNGSLLVRNVPLNCGPEDLRVPFERFGPVRDVYLPKDYYTGEPRGFAFVQFVDPYDATEAQYHMNGQLFCGREITVVLAAETRKRPEEMRNRSRSRGPSGYGGQRSSYYGRSHSRSVSRSRSPRYAPPSRSRYRSRSYSPAPRQRGGYSISPRTRQADRSRSPRDLPPERDDRLQRRSYSPGYGDADRDHEKPIYDAEGTQVGWRSPGGASRSPSGSRSRSADLSPRHSR
- the LOC122650197 gene encoding serine/arginine-rich SC35-like splicing factor SCL30 isoform X3; protein product: MRRYSPAYHSPPRRGYGGRGRSPPRRRYGGYGGRREQNNGSLLVRNVPLNCGPEDLRVPFERFGPVRDVYLPKDYYTGEPRGFAFVQFVDPYDATEAQYHMNGQLFCGREITVVLAAETRKRPEEMRNRSRSTRGPSGYGGQRSSYYGRSHSRSVSRSRSPRYAPPSRSRYRSRSYSPAPRQRGGYSISPRTRQADRSRSPRDLPPERDDRLQRRSYSPGYGDADRDHEKPIYDAEGTQVGWRSPGGASRSPSGSRSRSADLSPRHSR
- the LOC122650197 gene encoding serine/arginine-rich SC35-like splicing factor SCL30 isoform X1; this translates as MSSSFLLFQRGKDCLMFDHWDFTMRRYSPAYHSPPRRGYGGRGRSPPRRRYGGYGGRREQNNGSLLVRNVPLNCGPEDLRVPFERFGPVRDVYLPKDYYTGEPRGFAFVQFVDPYDATEAQYHMNGQLFCGREITVVLAAETRKRPEEMRNRSRSTRGPSGYGGQRSSYYGRSHSRSVSRSRSPRYAPPSRSRYRSRSYSPAPRQRGGYSISPRTRQADRSRSPRDLPPERDDRLQRRSYSPGYGDADRDHEKPIYDAEGTQVGWRSPGGASRSPSGSRSRSADLSPRHSR
- the LOC122652520 gene encoding receptor-like cytoplasmic kinase 176 isoform X2; its protein translation is MATRNFRPDSVLGEGGFGSVFKGWIDEHSFTATKPGTGVVIAVKRLNQEGFQGHREWLAEVNYLGQLYHPNLVKLIGYCLEDEHRLLVYEFMPRGSLENHLFRRGSYFQPLSWNLRMKVALGAAKGLEFLHSAEAKVIYRDFKTSNVLLDSNYNAKLSDFGLAKDGPTGDKSHVSTRVMGTYGYAAPEYLATGHLTAKSDVYSFGVVLLEMLSGRRAIDKNRPSGEHNLVEWGKPYLTNKRKFFRVLDTRLEGQYSLSGALKAATLALQCLSTDPKLRPDMDQVVAALEQLQDSKDVSAENGNHPNHQSRPTGGPKSRSRRSANEASNGKASYPRPSASPLYA
- the LOC122652520 gene encoding receptor-like cytoplasmic kinase 176 isoform X1, with amino-acid sequence MGACWSARIAESPLHTGVNSKYGSKEGGDLSGASSKVSSVSVPPTPRSEGEILQSSKVKSFTFSDLKMATRNFRPDSVLGEGGFGSVFKGWIDEHSFTATKPGTGVVIAVKRLNQEGFQGHREWLAEVNYLGQLYHPNLVKLIGYCLEDEHRLLVYEFMPRGSLENHLFRRGSYFQPLSWNLRMKVALGAAKGLEFLHSAEAKVIYRDFKTSNVLLDSNYNAKLSDFGLAKDGPTGDKSHVSTRVMGTYGYAAPEYLATGHLTAKSDVYSFGVVLLEMLSGRRAIDKNRPSGEHNLVEWGKPYLTNKRKFFRVLDTRLEGQYSLSGALKAATLALQCLSTDPKLRPDMDQVVAALEQLQDSKDVSAENGNHPNHQSRPTGGPKSRSRRSANEASNGKASYPRPSASPLYA